In Vanessa cardui chromosome 6, ilVanCard2.1, whole genome shotgun sequence, the following proteins share a genomic window:
- the LOC124530425 gene encoding catalase-like yields the protein MLVFLLSILVTAVAADLRDPAAQQIIAFKERNKSPIGIITTSAGAPVEHTEALNTLNTRLIFNEYFMDTMTHLVRERIPERLVHAKAGGAFGYFEVTHDITHICKAKLFSRIGKKTPVAARFSPVVVERGGSDTSRDARGFAVKFYTEDGNFDIVGFNTPMYVYNDPRLFPTFVRAQKKNPATNLFDANTLWDFLTLQPESLHMFLLVFGDRGIPDGYRHMPGFGIHTYQVENEHGDNYFIRFHFVPDAGIKNLRAADAQKIGAEDPDYNTRDLYRAIGNGDFPSWTVSVQVLTLDDVKKSEFNVFDVTNVIPLDEYPLHPVGKFVLNKNAVNYFAEIEQLAFSPANLVPGILGGPDKVFEARRLAYRDAQYYRLGANFNRIPVNCPFRTKTFIYNRDGRPPVKDNEKDIPNYFPNSFNGPVPYIDKKRTELIEIIENEPDNFKQATELYVNEMTSEERTRLVENVLYSLAPATAQLKERAVKLFSIIHPDLGFRIEQGLQSNTTKSDAYNKWNNWN from the exons ATGTTAGTGTTTTTGTTATCTATTCTGGTGACGGCGGTCGCTGCAGATTTGAGAGATCCGGCAGCGCAACAAATTATTGCATTTAAAGAGAGAAACAAG AGTCCTATTGGAATAATAACAACAAGCGCAGGAGCACCCGTTGAACACACTGAGGCACTAAACACTTTAAATACAAGGCTCATATTCAATGAGTACTTCATGGACACCATGACTCATCTTGTTCGTGAAAGAATACCGGAACGATTAGTTCATGCAAAGGCGGGTGGAGCTTTTGGTTATTTCGAAGTAACACATGACATAACACATATCTGCAAAGctaaattatttagtagaatAGGCAAGAAAACACCTGTAGCGGCAAGATTTTCACCTGTAGTTGTCGAAAGAGGCGGTAGTGATACATCACGCGACGCTAGAGGTTTTGCTGTGAAGTTTTATACGGAAGATGGAAACTTCGATATAGTCGGTTTCAATAcacctatgtatgtatacaacgACCCTCGTTTGTTTCCTACATTCGTTCGCGCACAAAAGAAAAATCCAGCGACTAATCTTTTTGATGCCAACACCTTGTGGGACTTTCTTACTTTGCAACCGGAGAGTTTACACATGTTTTTGTTGGTTTTCGGAGATCGTGGTATACCCGATGGTTATCGCCATATGCCTGGTTTTGGAATTCATACTTATCAAGTTGAAAATGAACACGGTGACAACTATTTCATAAGATTTCACTTTGTGCCTGATGCTGGTATCAAAAATTTAAGAGCTGCAGATGCTCAGAAAATAGGAGCTGAAGACCCAGATTACAATACGAGAGATTTGTATAGAGCTATAGGCAATGGTGATTTTCCAAGTTGGACAGTAAGTGTTCAAGTGCTTACTCTCGATGATGTTAAAAAGTCGGAATTTAACGTATTTGATGTCACAAACGTAATTCCTCTAGATGAATATCCTTTACACCCCGTTGGTAAATTTGTCCTGAACAAAAATGCGGTGAATTACTTCGCAGAAATAGAACAATTAGCGTTTAGTCCAGCGAATCTAGTTCCTGGTATACTTGGAGGGCCAGATAAAGTTTTTGAAGCAAGACGTTTAGCGTATCGGGATGCTCAGTATTACCGATTAGGGGCCAATTTCAACAGGATACCTGTAAACTGTCCTTTCAgaacaaaaacttttatatacaaTAGAGATGGTCGCCCTCCAGTTAAAGATAATGAAAAAGATATACCTAACTATTTTCCCAACTCATTTAATGGTCCTGTTCCTTATATTGATAAGAAAAGAACAGAATTGATTGAAATCATAGAAAATGAACCAGATAATTTTAAACAGGCAACTGAATTGTATGTTAATGAGATGACGAGTGAGGAACGAACTAGGTTGgtcgaaaatgttttgtatagTCTGGCACCGGCGACGGCGCAGCTTAAAGAAAGAGCAGTAAAATTATTCTCAATAATTCATCCAGATTTGGGTTTTCGAATTGAGCAGGGACTACAATCGAATACAACAAAAAGTGATGCTTACAATAAATGGAATAATTGGAATTAG